In Blastococcus saxobsidens DD2, the genomic stretch AGATTCAGCAGACGATGCGCATGCTCGTCACCGGGGGCGCGGGCTTCATCGGCGCCAACTTCGTGCACTACACCGTTCGTGAACACCCCGAGCACCAAATCACCGTGCTCGACGCGCTGACGTACGCGGGCAACGAGGCGTCGCTGGCGCCGGTGCGCGACCGCATCGAGTTCGTGCACGGCTCGGTGGCCGACGCCGAGCTGGTCGACCGGCTGGTCAGTGGCTGCGACGTCGGCGTGCACTTCGCCGCGGAGAGCCACAACGACAACTCGTTGCGGGACCCGTCGCCGTTCCTGCAGACCAACATCGTCGGCTCGTTCACGCTGCTGGAGGCGGTGCGCGCGCACGGCGTCCGCTACCACCACATCTCCACCGACGAGGTCTACGGCGACCTGGAGCTCGACGACCCGGCGAAGTTCACCCCCGAGACGCCGTACACCGCCCGTGCCACCGCGATCGAGCGGCACTGGCTGGTGCGCACCACCTGGGTGGTGGCGAGGGTGGCAACTTCGTGCGCACCATGGCCGGCCTCGCCGACCGCGGCGTCTCCCCGTCGGTCGTCGACGACCAGCTGGGCCGGCCGACCCTCGCCGCCGGCATCCGGCACGTGGTCGGGACGGGGCGCCGTACGACACCTACAACCTCACCGGCGACGGCGAGCCCACCTCCTGGGCGGACGTCGCGGCGCTGGTCTTCGGCGCCCGCGGGCGCTCGGCCGACGACGTGACCCGAGTGAGCACCGCCGAGCACTACGCCGGGAAGACCGGGATGGCCCCCGGCTGCTCAACAGCGTCCTCGACCTCATCCGCATCCGTGCGACCGGCTTCCGGCCCCGCGACTGGCGCGACGCGCTGAGCGGCTACCTCGCCGACTCCTGAGCCTGCGAACGCCCCGGCCGAAAAAGTCGGGACGGGACGGTCATGTTCCGCGCACCACCTGCCGATCACGAGCATGTGTGGTGGCTCTGGATCGTCGGTGGACTGGTCGTCTGGCTGGTCCTCGCGACCCTGCTCGCCGTCGTCATCGGCCGGGGCATCCGGCTGGCCGACCGCGGCACCGCTGCCAGCTATCCGACGCTGACCACCGCCGATCTGCCGAGCTCCGCTGCCGCCGCGCCCGCCGCCGCCCCTGCTGCCCGCCGCGCCCGGCGGCGCGCCGTGCCGCTGCCCCCGGTGGGCATCGCCCTGGCCGGGCTCGCCGTCGCGCTCATGACCACCGGCTACGCCCTCCGGCTGTCCGGTGGCACCGGCCCGGCCGCCCAGCTGCTCTCGATGGACGCCCCCGCGTCGCTGCCCCGCCTGTACGTGACCGCGCTCTTCGGCGCCGCGGCCCTCGTCGCCGTCGCCGGGGCGGCCACCACCCGCCGCAGCTGGTGGCTGGCCGTCGGCCTGGTGGCCGGCGGGATCGCCGCGGTGAAGGCCGGCAGCACCGTGCACGTGGAGGGCATGCGTGCCCTGGCCGATGTGGTCGGGGCGCGGGGCGCGGTGGTCGTCAGCGTCCTGGCCGCCGCCGCCGTCGTCTCCGCACTCTGGTTCCTCAGCCGCACCGAACGCCGAGACCGCCGGCGGGTGCTCGGCGCCCTCACCGGCTACGCCGTCGCCGCCGTCGGGCTGTCTGCCCTCGCCACGGTCGCGCCCGGGAGCTGGGCGGTGACCGCGACCTTCGTCGAGGAGGCCGGCGAGGCGCTGGCCGGTGTCGCCTTCCTGATGGCCGCCCTCCTCGGGGTGGCGCCGCGGCTGGTGCTCCCGGCCGACTGGGCGCTGCGCCGCACCGCCGACGCCCAGAGCCTCGAGGTGGCCGACGTCCTGCCCGGCCGCTCGACGGCCGGCGGCACCGCGCGCGGCTGACCGCCCGCCCGGATCAGAAGCCGGGGCGCACCACGCCGCAGCGGCAGGCGTACAGGCTCGATCCGCTGAACGGATCGTGGCCCGCCCAGTGGTACCAGTGCAGGTGCACCGACGAGTGCCGTCTCCGGCGGGCGTCGCTGCTCACACGGTCGGATTCACCCGGCTGCTCGTTCCTGTCGGTCAACAGGTGCCGGTCCAGCACGACTACTCCGATCCGGGAGCCGAAGCCCCTATCTGCGCTGCTGCTTGTCGCACTCGAGTCAGGTCGGTGTGTACCACCCGGGCGAGCTCAGGGGTAGCTCGCCGGCCACGGTCGGCGCTTGCTCCGTGCCGACGATCGTGGTCAGCCTGCAGAGCAGGGCACGTTGCTCAGGGCCTTCCCGCCCTCGCTGGAGTTGTCGCACTCGACCGTGGTGCTCTCCCGGAGCGCCCGGTTGCCTGCCGCGTTGTAGCCCAGCTCGGCGACCCCGACGGCCCGGTTCCCCGAGAACACGTTGCCCTTGCCCCAGCCGTCGGCCACGTCGTGCACCTGGAAACCGTCGACCGGCGAGTTCTGGCCGGTGTTGCCCTCGATGAGCCAGTCATTGCCCTTCACGTCCACCCAGGAGTCGGCCTCCACCATGTCGGAGCCGTCGAAGGTGTTGCCGCGCAGCACCCCTCCGGTCGTCCCTTCCTTGATGTCCACGGCTTCCGAGGTGGTGCCGGCGATGTCGTTGCCCTCGATGAGGTTCCGGTCGCTGCGGTCGGGCTCGCAATCGGTCTGCCGGCACCAGTTGCTCTCGGCGCTGCCGATGTAGATGCCCTCGCCGTACTTGGGCTTCCGCAAGCCGGTGTCGCGCACCGTGTTCCCCACGACGACGTTGTCCGAGCTGTTGGTACGGAGGTGGATCGCCTCATCGCCCATGGAGGTCACCAGCAGATCCTCGATCCGGTGGCCGGTGCCCGCGTCCACCATCACCCCCTTCTTGCCGCCGGTCACGGTGAAGCCGAGCAGGTGCCAGGAGGAGGCGCCTTGCAGGTGCAGCGCGTAGTCACCGTCGATGTCGCCGCCGTCCAGCACGGCGTCCCGGCTGCCGCACAGCAGGATCGGGGCGTCCGGCGTCGCCGCCGTCGTCGCCACGAAGCTGCCCTCGTACGTGCCGTCGGCCAGGCGGATGACCTGCCCGGGACGGGCGTCCTCGAGAGCGGTCTCCAGCCCGTCGGCATCGGTCACCTCCACGGCCTCGACGTCGGCACAGGCCGGCGGCAGCTCGGACGTGCCGGCGGCGCTCTCCTCCACCGGGGGAGGGGGAGGCGTCGGAGCGGTCGTGCTGGTCTCCGGGGCGGCCGACGGCGACGGCGCGGAGGAGGTGGTGTCGGTCGAGCCCGACGTGCAGGCGCCGGCGGTCAACGCGACGGCCAGGGGGAGCAGGACGTGCCGCCACACCCGGTGGGGCCGGGTGGCAGCCCGCCGGGTGGCGGCTGTCGGTGTGCTGGTCATGCGTGGCCTCCTGAGGTGATCGGTCGGCCGAGGTCGACGCGTCGTGCTGCCGTGCGTTCCCGCCGGATGGCGTCCTGGTATGGCGGGGTGCCGACCGATGGGCGGTTGCGGCGGGCCCGTAGCGCGAGCGCGAGGGGTACGCCCAGGATCACCACCCAGAGGACCAGCATGGGGTGGTTGGGCACGAACGTGGACCAGTAGACCCAGTTGTCGCGGTCGCGGGTCCAGCCCTCGAGGTCGTTGCCGATCTGCTCGACCACCACGCCGGGGGAGAGGCGGTGCAGGTCCAGACCACTGGGTCCGCGGCCGCCGATCGAGTTGTCGACGACGGAGGAGGCCACGGCCGGGCCCACCACCGAGATGCCGTGGTTGGTGGCGCCCTCGACGGTGTTCCCGGTGACGGTGCCGCTGGCGCCGCGCACCCGGATCGCGGTCTCCCCGCCGGTGACCTCGTTGCCGGTGATCGTGGCCGCACCACCGGTCGCCGAGATGCCGAACCGGTGGTCGCCGGACACGGTGGTGCCCGCGACCGTCGCCGGGGCCGCGGTGTCGACCAGGACGATGCCGTCCCGGTTGTCCGCCACCTCGGTGCCGACGATGGTCACGTCGCTGGCCCCGACCACGCGGACGCCGCCTTTCCGGTTGCCGCGCAGCTCGCCGCCGGTGATCGCCAGGCTGCCGTAGGAGCGCAGCGACGCGCCACTGGCCGATGGCCCGTCGGAGAGCGGTGCGCCGCTGAAGTAGACGCCGTACTCCGCGTTGTTCGCGGCTGCGACGTCGGTCAGCGTGACGTCCTCGGAGCCCCGGCCTGCGGCGATGCCGTGCCGGCCGTTCCCCTCCACCAGCGAGTCGAGGACCGAGGTCTCGACCGTCTGCCGGTGTAGCGCGATGCCGTCGATGGCATTCCCGGTGAACCGGGATCCGGTCACTTCCAGGTCCTCGGTCTCGGACGCGAACAGCCCGTAGTGCCCGTCCTCGAACGAGGAGTCGGTGATGGTGCCGCCCGACGGGCCGCTGGACCCGCCGGTCAGCGCGACGCCGCCGGTGCGGCCCGCCCAGAAGCCCAGTGCGGTGGTGTCGACGTGGCTGGCGTCCAGGTCTCCGCTCACCACGCGGATGTAGGCCCGGCCGTTCCTGACCTGCTCGTCCCGAGCGTTCAGGCGCGTGTTCCAGCTGGTGACGGTGAGCGGGTTCCCGTCGGCGCCGGACAGCTCGAGGTCGGCCTTCCAGGCAACGAGCGACGCGATCTGTCCGGGGTCGCTGCGCAGCCGCAGGCTCGTGCCCGGAGCGGTGATGTCGAGCCGTGCGCCCGGCGCCACGAGGACGTGCCCGGTGAGCAGGACGGCACCGCCGGGCTGTTCCTGGGCGACGCCGCTCGCGATCAGGTCGGCCAGCTGGTAGTCGAGGCCGCGAGGGGTGAGCACCAGCGTCTCGTCACCCTCAATGGCGCGCAGATAGGGGGCCGAGCCGGGACGGAGACCGGCCACCAGGCGCAGCAGCCGGTCGTCCTCCTCGGTCAGCAGCTGGCGTTGCCGCTTAGCCCCGTCGTCGACGGCGCGGGACTGGGCGGCCAGGAGCGCAGGAGCCGGCAGTGCCGGTGGTGGCTCCTGCTCGAACGGCTGCAGGGCGGCGACGCCCAGCACGGCCGCGACAAGCGCGAACCCGGCCACCAGCCGCCCGGCCGTGACCCGTCGTCCTTCTCGCGCGCTCATGCCGGCGCCCCCGCCGGGGCAGCAGTGGCGGTGACCGGTGCGGGAGCGCGCAGGCTCGCCTCGTTCTGGCCCTCGCCGCCGGTGAGGTCGGCGCGGCGGGTCAGCCAGCCCTGCTTGTTCATGGTCACCAATGCATAGGTCTTGATCGGGAGGGCCACCATGACGATCACCAGGGTCACCAGGGGCAGGATCAGCAGGTCGCTGGGACGACGGCGGAGATGGCTGTAGCTACGAATGGCCCGACCCAGGAACAGCCAGGTCACCGCGAGACCCAGCCCCCACCAGCCGGTGCCGATGACGCCGGCAGCCACCACGTAGTAGATGGCGGCGAACATGGTGACCGGGGTGAACAGGATCTGCAGCACCGTGATCTGGCTGACCAGCGGCACCCGCCACAGCCAGCCCTTCCACACGGCGGTGAGATAGCAGCGGTAGCTGTTCCGGCTCCACCGCACCCGCTGCTTGCAGAAGGCCTTGAAGCTGCCCGGGAACATCGACATCGCCCGGGCGGTGTCCTGGTGCATGGTCTTGTACCCGCTGGCCAGCACCAGCCAGGTCAGCCGGCCGTCGTCACCGGCGATGCAGCGCCGGCCGAGGAAGAACTCGTGCTCGAGGTTCTCCAGGACCGGCAGCACGGCGCTCCGCCGGTAGGCCCCCGTCCGGCCGGACACGCACACCACGGCGCCGGCCCGTCCGGTCGCAGGCACGTAGTCGAGGTAGCGCAGATCGATGATCCAGTCGGCCACCCGCCGCCAGATGCTCGACATCGGCAGGTGCACGTTCTGCCGGGTGCTCACCGCGCCGACCGTGGGGTCGACGAAGGGCATCTGCACGGCTTCCAGCAGCCCCGGACGCCAGTTGGTGTCGGAGTCGCACAGCACCAGGATCTCGCCCTTGGCTTCCCGGATGCCGACGCCGAGCGCCGAGCGCTTCCCCTCGTGCGCGAAGGACAGCACGACCAACCGGGGATCCTCTCGAGCGGTCAGCCGCCGGAACGCTTCGTCGTCCTCGAGGTCCAGGACGACGATGACCTCGGTGGGGTCCTGCGCCAGCCAGGTGTCCAGGCACCGCTCCAGCACGTCCGGGTCCTCACGGAACGACGGAACGACGACCGACGTGGTCGTCCGGTAGTCGTTGACCGTCGGCCGGTACCGGCTCGAGAGGATCTTGCGGATCAGCCAGATGGACCAGGACAGCGCGCCCACCACGCCGACCGGGATGAGCAGGTGCCAGTCGCGGGCGACCACGGACAAGAGGTCGGACATCGAGAGCGTTTCTCCAAGAATCTGATGGTGCGACGGGCAATGCGGAGAGCCCGGCCGCGGGCATGCACCGTCACGCAGCGCCCGGACGGGAGTCGGCGGCTTGCATGGCCGGTCGTGGAATGCGCACCATGACCACTCACCGACGAGTGATTAAATGATTACGCAACGTGAGCACTGCGGGCATGCTGCCCGCATTGTCGGAATTCGGACGGACGGACGGATCGGTCACCCCCGCTGCACGGTCGCCACGGCACTGTGGCGACCGTCTGACGAGGTCGAACGGCGTTATTCGGCGTGCACGGCCGCGGCCGGCGCGCTGGTCACCGGCGCAGCTACCTGCCAGTGACCCCGACTGATCATGGACGGAAATCGACCGTCGCGCACCCCGATAACATTAACTTTCCGTAAACGTACAATGCGTGCACGTAGCACTACTAAGCGTAAAGGACGCTGGTGTAACTCGCTTTCCTGGCGGGGATGCTCGCTCATGCCCCCCTCCGGCATCGGTTACGGTGCGTGCTGTCTACGCCGTTTCGGCGGTGCGCGGCCACTGCGCACAATCCTTCTTCCCACTGGAGTTAGCCCATGAAATTGTCGGTCATCGGTTGTGGCTATCTGGGCGCCGTGCATGCGGCGTCGATGGCGGAGCTGGGCCACGAGGTCGTCGGGATCGATGTCGACGAGCGCAAGGTGGCCACGCTGGCCGCGGCCGAGGCGCCCTTCTTCGAGCCGGGATTCGAAGAGCTGCTGGCGCGCACCCTGGCGACCGGCCGACTTCGGTTCTCCACCGACTTCGCCGACGCCGCCGGCTCGTCGGTCCACTTCGTCTGTGTCGGGACCCCGCAGAAGCGCGGCGAGTACGCGGCCGACATGCGGTACGTGCAGGGGGCGGTCGAGTCGCTCCTCGGAGTCCTCGAGCCCGGGGATCTGGTGGTCGGGAAGTCGACCGTGCCGGTCGGCACCGCGGCCGGCCTGGCGGAGCTGGTGGAGAGCAAGGTGCCGGGCGCTCTGCTGGCCTGGAACCCGGAGTTCCTCCGGGAAGGCTTCGCCGTCGAGGACACGCTGCACCCCGACCGGCTGGTCTACGGGCTTCCGGCGGGCGCCGACGGCGACACCGCCCGGGCGCTGCTCGACGAGGTGTACGCGACGATCGTCGAGCGGGGCACCCCCAAGGTGGAGAGCGACTACGCCACCGCGGAGATGGTGAAGACGGCCGCCAACTCCTTCCTCGCCACCAAGATCTCCTTCATCAACGCGATGGCCGAGCTGTGCGAGGCGACCGGCGCCGACGTGAAGCTGCTGGCCGACGCCATCGGCTATGACGACCGCATCGGCCGTAAGTTCCTCAACGCGGGCTTGGGCTTCGGCGGCGGCTGCCTGCCCAAGGACATCCGCGCCTTCATGGCCCGTGCCGGTGAGCTGGGCGCGGACCAGGCGCTGACCTTCCTGCGCGAGGTCGACAACATCAACATGCGGCGCCGCATCCGCATGGTGGAGCTCGCTCGCGAGGTGTGCGACGGGTCGCTGCTCGGCAAGCGGGTGGCCGTGCTCGGCGCGGCCTTCAAGCCCGACAGCGATGACATCCGTGACTCCCCAGCCCTCAACGTCGCCGCCCAGCTGCAGCTGCAGGGCGCCGTCGTCCGGGTGACGGACCCGGCCGCCGTCGAGAACGGCCGCCGGCTGTGGCCGCAGCTGGACTACGCCGACACGGCGGAGGAGGCGGCCGACCGTGCCGACGCCGTGCTGGTGCTCACCGAGTGGACGCAGTACCGGGAACTCGACCCGGTCACGTTCGGGAAGGTCGTCAGGCAGAAGCGGGTGCTCGACGGGCGGAACGCCCTCGACCGCGACGCCTGGACCGCCGCCGGGTGGACCTACCGCGCGCTCGGCCGCCGGGCCGGCTGAGCCGCCGGGCTTCTCCTACCGGGGCACCTCGGGCAGCGCGTCGTCGGCGAACTCGTCGGCGTTCTTCCCGAGGGAGTCGTTGCGGAGGTATTCCCACATGCGTTCACCGGCCGTCTGGTCCAGGTAGACCACGCTGGCCGGCCCCTCCATCCCCAGGCCGAGCACCGGGGCGGTGAAGAACTCGACGTTCTCCGGGGTGAGGTTGCGCAGCGAGTAGGCCAGGGACAGCAGTTCGCCGTTGCCCAGCGTCTCGTCGAGCTTCACGGCGCTGGTGACCGCGAGCAGCGCGGCATCCAGGCGGGCCGGATCGGTGAAGGTGTCGGAGCTGAACAGCTTCCCGAACATCGCCTGCAGGTACTGCTGCTGCCGGCGCACCCGGTCGAAGTCGCCGCCGGCCAGCCCGTACCGCTGACCCAGGTACCAGCGGGCCTCGTCCCCATTCAGGTGGTTCACGCCCGCGGGGAACGTGTACGGGCCGTTGGAGGTGGTCTCGGCGACCACCACCTCGACGCCGCCGAGGTCGTCGGTCACCTGGATCAGCCCGTCGAAGTCGATCGCCGCGTAGTGGTCGATGCGTACCCCGGTGAGCTCCTCGACCGTCTGGATGAGCAGGGAGGGGCCACCGAAGGCGTACGCGGCATTGATCTTGTTCATGCCGTGCCCCGGGATGTTCACCCAGCTGTCGCGGGGGATCGAGATGACCTGCGCGTGCTGACGGTCTGCGGAGAATCTGGCCAGCATGATGGCGTCGGACCGGCCGTCGGGCGTCTCACCCGCCTCCAGTTGTGACCGGGTGTCCGAACCGACCAGCAGGAAGGTGACCGGATCCTCGGCGGCCGGCTGCACCGGCGTGGCCGGTGCCGGGCGGGCTTCCTCGTTGATGTCCGCGAAGACATCGCTGACGCGGTCGATGTTGCCGGCGTAGCGCTCGGTGAGGTACCAGAAGCCGCCGCCGACCGCGAGCAGCAGGACGGCCGCGAGGACACCCACGCTGATGAGCACGGTGC encodes the following:
- a CDS encoding right-handed parallel beta-helix repeat-containing protein, which encodes MSAREGRRVTAGRLVAGFALVAAVLGVAALQPFEQEPPPALPAPALLAAQSRAVDDGAKRQRQLLTEEDDRLLRLVAGLRPGSAPYLRAIEGDETLVLTPRGLDYQLADLIASGVAQEQPGGAVLLTGHVLVAPGARLDITAPGTSLRLRSDPGQIASLVAWKADLELSGADGNPLTVTSWNTRLNARDEQVRNGRAYIRVVSGDLDASHVDTTALGFWAGRTGGVALTGGSSGPSGGTITDSSFEDGHYGLFASETEDLEVTGSRFTGNAIDGIALHRQTVETSVLDSLVEGNGRHGIAAGRGSEDVTLTDVAAANNAEYGVYFSGAPLSDGPSASGASLRSYGSLAITGGELRGNRKGGVRVVGASDVTIVGTEVADNRDGIVLVDTAAPATVAGTTVSGDHRFGISATGGAATITGNEVTGGETAIRVRGASGTVTGNTVEGATNHGISVVGPAVASSVVDNSIGGRGPSGLDLHRLSPGVVVEQIGNDLEGWTRDRDNWVYWSTFVPNHPMLVLWVVILGVPLALALRARRNRPSVGTPPYQDAIRRERTAARRVDLGRPITSGGHA
- a CDS encoding right-handed parallel beta-helix repeat-containing protein, whose amino-acid sequence is MTSTPTAATRRAATRPHRVWRHVLLPLAVALTAGACTSGSTDTTSSAPSPSAAPETSTTAPTPPPPPVEESAAGTSELPPACADVEAVEVTDADGLETALEDARPGQVIRLADGTYEGSFVATTAATPDAPILLCGSRDAVLDGGDIDGDYALHLQGASSWHLLGFTVTGGKKGVMVDAGTGHRIEDLLVTSMGDEAIHLRTNSSDNVVVGNTVRDTGLRKPKYGEGIYIGSAESNWCRQTDCEPDRSDRNLIEGNDIAGTTSEAVDIKEGTTGGVLRGNTFDGSDMVEADSWVDVKGNDWLIEGNTGQNSPVDGFQVHDVADGWGKGNVFSGNRAVGVAELGYNAAGNRALRESTTVECDNSSEGGKALSNVPCSAG
- a CDS encoding GDP-mannose 4,6-dehydratase, translating into MSDALTKTILRGIMPCLLAAEIQQTMRMLVTGGAGFIGANFVHYTVREHPEHQITVLDALTYAGNEASLAPVRDRIEFVHGSVADAELVDRLVSGCDVGVHFAAESHNDNSLRDPSPFLQTNIVGSFTLLEAVRAHGVRYHHISTDEVYGDLELDDPAKFTPETPYTARATAIERHWLVRTTWVVARVATSCAPWPASPTAASPRRSSTTSWAGRPSPPASGTWSGRGAVRHLQPHRRRRAHLLGGRRGAGLRRPRALGRRRDPSEHRRALRREDRDGPRLLNSVLDLIRIRATGFRPRDWRDALSGYLADS
- a CDS encoding glycosyltransferase, giving the protein MSDLLSVVARDWHLLIPVGVVGALSWSIWLIRKILSSRYRPTVNDYRTTTSVVVPSFREDPDVLERCLDTWLAQDPTEVIVVLDLEDDEAFRRLTAREDPRLVVLSFAHEGKRSALGVGIREAKGEILVLCDSDTNWRPGLLEAVQMPFVDPTVGAVSTRQNVHLPMSSIWRRVADWIIDLRYLDYVPATGRAGAVVCVSGRTGAYRRSAVLPVLENLEHEFFLGRRCIAGDDGRLTWLVLASGYKTMHQDTARAMSMFPGSFKAFCKQRVRWSRNSYRCYLTAVWKGWLWRVPLVSQITVLQILFTPVTMFAAIYYVVAAGVIGTGWWGLGLAVTWLFLGRAIRSYSHLRRRPSDLLILPLVTLVIVMVALPIKTYALVTMNKQGWLTRRADLTGGEGQNEASLRAPAPVTATAAPAGAPA
- a CDS encoding LCP family protein → MLISVGVLAAVLLLAVGGGFWYLTERYAGNIDRVSDVFADINEEARPAPATPVQPAAEDPVTFLLVGSDTRSQLEAGETPDGRSDAIMLARFSADRQHAQVISIPRDSWVNIPGHGMNKINAAYAFGGPSLLIQTVEELTGVRIDHYAAIDFDGLIQVTDDLGGVEVVVAETTSNGPYTFPAGVNHLNGDEARWYLGQRYGLAGGDFDRVRRQQQYLQAMFGKLFSSDTFTDPARLDAALLAVTSAVKLDETLGNGELLSLAYSLRNLTPENVEFFTAPVLGLGMEGPASVVYLDQTAGERMWEYLRNDSLGKNADEFADDALPEVPR
- a CDS encoding UDP-glucose dehydrogenase family protein, producing MKLSVIGCGYLGAVHAASMAELGHEVVGIDVDERKVATLAAAEAPFFEPGFEELLARTLATGRLRFSTDFADAAGSSVHFVCVGTPQKRGEYAADMRYVQGAVESLLGVLEPGDLVVGKSTVPVGTAAGLAELVESKVPGALLAWNPEFLREGFAVEDTLHPDRLVYGLPAGADGDTARALLDEVYATIVERGTPKVESDYATAEMVKTAANSFLATKISFINAMAELCEATGADVKLLADAIGYDDRIGRKFLNAGLGFGGGCLPKDIRAFMARAGELGADQALTFLREVDNINMRRRIRMVELAREVCDGSLLGKRVAVLGAAFKPDSDDIRDSPALNVAAQLQLQGAVVRVTDPAAVENGRRLWPQLDYADTAEEAADRADAVLVLTEWTQYRELDPVTFGKVVRQKRVLDGRNALDRDAWTAAGWTYRALGRRAG